From the Sphingobacterium sp. lm-10 genome, the window ACATGCGTGATGACGACTATAGGCATGTTTCTAGGCGTACTATTTAACACTTTTGCTAGCCACTCTTTTTGCTTTTCGGGAACGATATAGCCACTACTATCTGTGTACACCGAGTTTAAGACGATGAACTTGGCGCCTTTGTGTTCAAACGATTGGTATGTATCGCCAAAAGCTTCTTCAAATAGTTGAAAATCATTAGCGCCGTCACGCATCTTCGCCGGTAGGCGATCATGGTTACCGATCGCCATGTAATAAGGGCGAGAAGTCGCGCTAAGCATGGCTTTTAATTTTGCATACCGAGATCGTACAGCAGGGAGTTTCTCGGCTGACTGATTATCGACGTCGACATTATCGCCGCCACTTACCACAAATTCGACGTCCTTTGGCAAGGTATGCAGCAACTTCTGCACCTCGTTCAAAGTAGAATCGCTGTGCACATGCAGGTCTGTAATAAATGCAAATTTGAAATTTTGCGCATTTGCTGCCGTAGAAAAAGTCAGACCTACTAACGTTACTAGCAGGCAGATAGGCCATTTTAATGATTTTACCATCCGAATATTTGTTTTAAATTATTGTTCAAATTGACCTGATCTTGCGGGATTGGTCTGTAATAGTATTTTGGTGCTTCGAATGTAGACGCACGCTCTACGGTTTGTACAAAGCCTCTAGTTCCTTCTGATAAGTAAACGCCGACATCTTGACCATACGTCCCGACACGATAATATTGCATAATACGACCCAAACTATTTCTTTCTCTTTCCACTGGAATAGACTCGTTGGCTGGCAACAAAACGATATCAGGAATTCCATCGCCTGTTACATCATGTCTTCCCAATCCAGAGAAGTAAATACCTTCTGGCATTTTTTCTAGCAAGCTGCCCGCATTCCAACGCATAATATCGTTTAATCGGTAGCCTTCCAATGCTAGTTCGACGCGACGCTCTCTTCTGATTTCCAAGAGCAATGCCTTTTGACTGCTCGTAATCGTTGGAAATTGGCTGGCTAATCTCGCATCTTCCACTTGTGACATCAACATTTTTGGCATCGCTACACGATCGCGCAACGGATTGATCGAAATATCTAAATCATCTTGTGTCAAGATACCCAATTCTGCTTTTGCTTCCGCATAATTCAACAAAACTTCTGCATAGCGATAGATCGGCACATCTGTACCATAACGTACTTGCTGATCAGTTGTATTCATAAAACCTTTAATCTGATGATATCCGGAGAAGTTTTTAGCCAATTGCTGTACATAGATTCCCACACCTTGCGTGTAGGTACTGTTATAAATCAATTCCCATCCCGGGTAAGCATAAGTTTGTGATAATCGCGGATCTCTATTTTGAAACTCTTGTACAAATGAGAATTGCTGATAGCCTGATTGATTGGTATAAAAAGAACCATCTTTCATAAGATAATTCTGCATCAAATCTCGAAGTGGATAGTACTCGTAATTACCAAACATACCCGGCCAATCGCTGGCATTCAGCACATTGTTGGCAAAGAACCTACCCATAATAACCTCGCGGTTGCCTTCCAAACTTTGGTTGAAGAACAAATCACCATAATCACTATCAGGATTTCCAGTAGCATGAATGGCAAATTTGCCGCTGCGGATAATTTGTTCACTCAGCTGATGCGATTTAGTGATAAATGCATCTGCAGTATTCGTCAGATTCAATTCATTATGGTATTTACGAAAAGTACCTTCGTACAATGCAAAACGTCCAAACTCCTGCACTACGACCCATTTGCCGACTTGTCCAGCCTTTGCATTATCCAACACATGATCTGCGGCATACTGAAAGTCTTCCATGATCTTTTCTACTGTACCCGCTCGCGTTCCACGGTCGGCAGTGAGTATTTCTTCATCATTCGTATTCACGACTTGATCGATCCATGGCACATCGGAAAATCGTTGCACTTTGGCTACATAAAATCGTGCCCGAAAATAACGTGCTAATCCTTCGTAATGGGCCAACACCTCTTCACTAACCTGAGCCGAACGGAAGTTTTCTAAGAAGAAGTTGACTTTTCTTAGCTGTTCCCAATCCCAACCCGTCGTCATATTCGCAGCAGTAACATTTCCCAAAAGGATGTTCTTCATTTCATTGTTACCCGTAGTTCCGGCATTATCCGTTCCGGCATCTGCTTCATAGATTCCCGAACTGGAAAAATTGTATAGATTCTGTATATATATTTCTAAATCGGTCTGTGATTTAAAAAAGTTTTCCTTGGTGATCTGTGTTTCTGGAAGTAGATCCAGATAGCTATCATTACAAGACGATAGGGTCAGTAATGCACATGCTATGGTGAATATAAAAAAATGTTTTTTCATGACTAGTATGTGTTAAAAGGTCAATTGTAAACCTGCCGAAAAGCTACGTTGAAAAGGATAGGTCAGACCATTTCCTTCACGACCTGGGCTGGCTACAGGATCTGTATTGATGTTTGCATTAATAGTTTCCGGATCGAAGTATCTCTTTACGGCAGACCATTCCGTCAAGTTCTCCGCACTGAAATAAACGCGCAGTTGCTTGATGAATGCTTTCGAAAAAACATGCTGTGGCAGTGTATATCCGATTGTTAAGTTTTTAAAACGTAGGTAGGCTGCATTCAGCAAATAGTTCGTTTGCGGCAAGGCTGTTCCTAGCGCTTGGTCTACACGTGTTCCTAAGTTTCTATCTGCTAACCAAGATTGTAGCACCGGGAAGCGTGCGTCCAAATTTTGGTCGGCCAATCCAAGATCCAAGTACGACTGCGAGTGTTTTGCACGATCTACATCAGAGTCGTTATTTGGTCTATAAAAATCTAGCAAGTGAGAATAGATACTTCCATATGGCTGCTGATATACTCCCCAATACAAGTAATCGAGCGGATAATAATCTCTTTTAGCCACGCCTTGAAAGAAAGCACGCACATCAAAACCTTTCCAATTCGCATTCAGATCTAGACCGAATTGGTAACGTGGCGTGCTATTTCCAATGACTTTGAGATCTTTGGTATCCCCCAAAGTATACCCTTTTTCGATCACGCCATTATTGTCCTGATCGACAAACATAGGCCAGCCCGGTACGATGGTCAATGCTCCCCAAGGAATAAGAGCCGTTTGGTCTAGGTTGGCGATTTGTTCTTCATTCTGAAAGAAACCATTACTTTCTAATCCCCAGATTTCTCCCAATCGCATTCCTTTATAGTAATCCAAGATGGAGTTGTTACGGTTGGCAAATCGGGTGATTTCTGAATAAGAATCGGATAATAAGAAACGCGCATTAAAGTTTAAATCATCACCTGCTAATTTGAAGTTATCTTGGTAAGTGATGCTCAATTCCCAACCATTTGTCTTCAAATCGGCCGCATTCTCCCGTGGAGATGCTGCCCCCAATACGCCAGGCAATGTAGCACCAGCGGTGAGCATGCCCAATGTGCGTCTTGAATAATAATCAAATGAAGCAGAAAACATGTTTCTGTACAACGCGATATCTAACCCACCATTGATGGTATTGACTTTCTCCCAAGTATAATTTGGTGACACCAATGCTGGCGTACTGATGAGTGGAGGTCTTTGCCCATCAATCAGGTATCCGCTACGCGTCACTTCCATCGAAGGAATGTAACCAAAGTTGGAAACTGCTTGATTACCAAGCGCACCATAAGAACCACGAATCTTTAGGAGATCAATCGCCTCGACATCGCTGAGAAAGTTTTCACGATCTAAGCGCCAAGCGACAGAGCCGGATGGGAAGAAACCAAAACGCTGATCTTTTGGAAACCGGGAAGTGCCATCGTAGCGACCATTCAGCTCTAGGATATACTTATCATCATAGGTATAATTCAATCGGTAAAACGCTCCACGCAGGGCATATTTGTCAATGGCTTCGCCAAAGGTAGCTTCACCTGTCGCTAAAGCGGGTGTTGGGAAATTGCTAGAGATCAACTCCGTCATTTGCCCGTTGAACAATTCGGAACGGTAATCTTCTTGGTTGAATCCAAAGATACCAGATACACTGTGTCGGTTGAATTGTTGGTTATACGAAGCGTATATATTGTACACATTGTAGTAAGAAAATCCACCTTGTCTAGCTGCGCTACTGGTTCCCTCCGTACGCAGATCATTAGGGCCAAAACCGATTTCATACGGTGTGACGAAACGGTTGTAATTCCTAGTATTACGTTGGAAGGTGTAATCCGCATTCAACTTAAAGATATTCTTAACGATATCTAGTTGTACGTTGAATGTGGATTGTACATCTTGTCGCTGGTCTGAAGTCTGTCCGCCATTGACAAGTTGCGCACTTACTCTTCCTGCTGTCGAATTTGCCCAAGTGCCATCTGGGTTGATGTCATAACTTGTTGGGAAAGCCGTATAGATGTCAAACATACTGATCTGCGAAGGCGTGATGCGTTTGGTATTGCCAATGATTGTATTATTGCCAATCTGGAGAAATGACGTGGCCTGATAATTCGTTTTAGCCCTAATCGTGTAACGGTCAAAATAATCATCTGCCAGGGTGATCGGCGAGTTCTGCCTGTTGTAGCCTGCACTCAGATAGTACTGCACCTTGTCGCTCGCACCCGAGATCGACATATCGTGGTTTTGTGTGAAATTCCAATCCGACAAAAAGTGTCTCGTCCAATCTTTGTTGCCCATATACTCCCATTCTGCGGGCTGCGTCGGGTTTATGCGTACGCCAGGTATCGAAGGATCGTTGGATCGCTCTCTCGCAAACTGATAAAACTGGTCGTTGTATTGCACATTATTCCAAGGCGTATTGTCTGTGGAGGTTTGCAAAACACGTGAAAAGACATACGGATCCACAATTTTATCAGGAATGACGGTGGGTGTGTTCCAAGTAAAGTTATTATTATAGCTTATTTTGATACCGTCCTTACCTGATTTTGTAGTGACCAATATGACACCGAAGGCTGCTCGCGCTCCGTAAATAGCTCCGGCAGATGCATCTTTGATCACAGAAAACGATTCGATGTCTTGCGGTGATATTCTATTAAGTTCTGCGGACGACATCGGTACGTTGTCTACCAAAATTAAAGGATCGCCACCGTTGACAGAAGTAATACCGCGTATATTGATGTTGGCCGCTTCTCCTGGGGCACCAGAATTAAATCTGATATTCAAATTGGGCACCATGCCTTGTAGACCTTGAGCGATATTCGAAATTGGTCTACTTTCCAGCACTTTTGCACTAATGTGGTCTACAGCGCCTGAAAGGTTTACCTTACGCTGTGAACCATATCCTACGACGACGACTTCATCTAGACTTCCTTCGGTAGGTTTAAGGATCACATCAATAGAATCTCTTCCTTCAAAAGGAATTTCGACTTCTTCGTAACCGATCAAGGAGAATAAGAGCGAAGAACTTGCTGGAGACTTATCAATACTATAGTCACCATTTGCATTGGTTATCGTCGCTATTCTAGTACCTTTTAGTGATACAGTCACACTGGGTAGTGCTTCACCAGTCATATTAGTAACCTTTCCAATGATGGTGTTGGTTGTTTGCGCAGTAGCACGACTTATACTGCATAGTACAAACAGCACAATAACGACACATAGTGCGTTTACCTGCTGCCGGCTTTTACTAAGTCGTCGAGGGATGAATTTCATGAATTACAGTGTTAATAGATTGAATGAATGTTTAATTAATCGCAAAATTATATCCGCAACATAAATTATTGCTTAATAGAGCGTTATATAACTGTTAATTCTTGAGTGTTATGAATACATTTGATGTTTATCAAATAAATATTACGGCCAATTGATTATTTTAGCAACGCATTAAAATTATACATGGGTAGAAAAAGTATTAAAGAGGCACGCCAACTAGAGATTGTAAAAGTGTTTTATCGAGTGGCTAAAAAAGAAGGTTTAGAAAATTCATCGATCGCTAAGATTGCTAAGGTAATGGATGTGAATCCCAGTCTCATCATTCATTATTTCAAAAGCAAGGAGGAGCTTACACTGGCGTTGATCGATTTTATTTTAGAGCAATACCTGGTCATGTTTCAACTTAACAAAATTCAAGACCTGGAACCGATAGATGGGTTACGTATGCTGATTGATAATTTGTTTTCACGAAAATGGAACCGGTTATTTGATGATGGTCTTTTCTACAGTTGCTATGCATTGACTTTTCGTGACAAATCTGTGAGGGAGAAATATAAGATCATTACGAATTCTCTCCGAGAGACGCTTGCCCGCATTATTCAGAGAGCTGTGGATTTAGGATTGATCACGGTATCCTCCTCTCTTGTGTCGGCCGATCTTATTTTTGCATTGATCGACGGTGCCTACTTTTACCTTAGTGTGGCTGCTACCAAAGTAGACTTCGAGGAGCGATTAACAGCGTATAAGCTAGAAGCGTATCGCTTGCTACAGCTTACTTAGTCATTCTTCTTTTTAGCATTACAAAGCGGACGAAACCAAAGACGGCAATAATTATCCAAAGAACGTTTGCCGCTATGTTTGGGATATCATTGAAATATATGGCACTTATTGTAAGTCCGATCCCACCTATGATGTTCAGCGTCTGATATAATGGCTGATCATGCGTTATTTTATTACTGTTTAATAGCAGAAATGCTGTTGAACAGCAGATAAATCCCAGCCAGCCTAATGCTGTTATCAGCAGCTCAAGTGTTATATCGTTCATGTTAATGAATAGTGCATCATGTTATCCGCTCATAAAATTAAGCGTTTAATCCATAGCACGTATATTAAGAAATTGATATGCCTGTCGCTGATTAATGGGTTTACACCTCATGATCTTCATTACTCACTTTATCTTGGTTGTTTCACTACGCGACGTAATCTGCAATGTCAATATAATTATCCTCTACGGGTTTGAGGGTTATTTTAATATTTTCCAGAGCATTCGTAATGCCATTTTGTTTGATAATTTCCAACTCAATTTCTGATTTTTTAGCGGTCATAGACATGGCGTACTGTGAGGCTCCGGGCAGGGTTTCATAGCCATTCGTATTGATATTTCGAAAGAGGAACTTTCGATTTTTGGAATCATAGAGAAAGAAATAAAAGGGGAAGTCTTTGGCAGCGCTATCGACAGCACCCGAGCCGTTCCACAACTCCAATCTTCTTAGAATTGCACTTTGCAGATTATTTTGTTTTACCATTTCCTTTTTAATGGTAATTACGTTGAAACATAATACAAGAAGAAAAATGAGGACAATTAACGACAATGTGAAAGAGAAAGGTTCAGACATAGAATGGCGGTTTAGTTTTATATACCAATATATTGAAATTATTTTATATAAATAAAAAGATAACTACCTAGAAAAGAGTTATTGATGATTCAATTATACTAGACCAATTTGTGATATCCCCGTGAAAGACTCCCCATTTAGGTTTCATTAACATGTACTTAATAGGGGTTTTATATATTTGTGGATCTACTTTCTACACGCTATTTATGAAAAAGGCAATCATGCTCTCCCTTCTGGTATTCGGCGCACGCGTTTTATTTGCGCAAGTTGATCAGGTCAATGTTTTTTTAGGGTCTTCCGGCGATCATGGTCAATTATCTCCGGCCGCATCTTCCGCTTTTCATCAATTGAGCATCGTGCCATTCACCAATCCAACTACCCATACCGGATATGAATTTCTGGCAAAAGAAATTCGAGGTTTTACACATAATCGAATGGAAGGTGTTGGCTGCATGGGCAGTGGCGGCGTATTGCTTATCCAGCCTTACTTGGGATCGGGGCATGTCGTTCCGGTGTTGCATAAAAATACGGAAGAGGCCGGGCCGGGTTATTATGAAGTAGCTACACAGGAGGGCATCGCAGCACAAATCGTTTCCATAAAGGATTTTGGTAAGGAGAAATTTTCATTTCCTGCAGGTGATAAAGGATTTTTTCTGGATTTAGGCCATGCGTTTAACGGCGCATTCGTAGATAACCGATTTGAACGTGACGGAAATCGACTTATTGGTGCGGTACGTGCCAAAACAACTTGTCATGTAGGGACGTACACTATTTATTATGCTTTAGAAATTCCTAACGCGTCGGCTTGGCGTATAGAAGGCAATAAAGTTTGGGTTTCTCTACCTAGTGATGTTCGCGAAGCGGAAATAGACTTAGCCTTTTCGGCCGTGAATGAGTCCTATGCTGCAGAGCGTCTGGAACAACATCATAAAAAATCGTATGCGGATCTGAAAAATAATGTACAAAAGGATTGGGATAATTGGCTAGGTGCCATACAGGTAAAGGGAGATCCGGAACTTACGAAAATGTTCTATTCCTTGTTTTACCGAGCATTACAATCTCCTTATACCACGAGTGAGGCCGATGGCAGTTACCGTGCTACTGATGGTGAAATATATAAAAGTAAAACTCCAAGGGTACATGGCTGGGCCGTATGGGACAATTACAAAACGCAATTACCTTTATTAGAGCTGGCTTATCCTGAATTTTATCAACAGGTTGCTTCCTCGCTTTCTGACCTGTACCGTTATGGGAAATACGACTTTGCCGGACCTGCCGAACCGGCTAATTCCGTGCGCACGGAGCATGCTGCGGTGGTCTTGCTCGATGCGCAACGCAAAGGTTATGCTATTGATCTGGATGCTATTCGCGATTCCTTGATTCGTGATACGGCACGCTTCGACTTTACCAAACCAGACAAATACTTAGAAGCTGCGTACGATATGTGGGCGATGGATCAACTGTTTAAAGGAAAAAATCCGGTGTACAAACAACGTGCGCTTAGCTATAGCGCCGTATGGGATCGAGAATTCAAAGATTTGACGAAGCGCGATGTAGATCGTATGTCAGCACGCAATATGTACCAAGGTACAATCCGACAATACCGTTGGAATGTGCCATTTGATGTGAAAGGATTAGTGACATTGGCCGGAGGGCAAGCGGCTTTCACGGCACAACTCGATGATTTCTATGATAACTATTATTTTAACAGAGCGAACGAACCGGATCTGCAGTCTTTCACGTTGTACAACGCTAGCACAACGCCTTGGAGATACCAGGAATGGGTACATCGCTTGGCCCTAGATACGGTAGTACAATATTACTTCAATGATAATAGCCGCGGCATTGGCGCGCACATCGATAAAATTTATAAAAACGAACCAAAAGCATTTGTACGCACAATGGACGATGATGCGGGAGCGATGTCTGCCTGGTGGGTGCTTTCTGCTATTGGGTTGCATCAGCCTTTGATCGGAGAACCTATCTATTATTTATCTACCCCATTTTTTGATGAAGTGCGATTAGAAAATAGGGGAAAACCTTTTATCATAAAGCGAAGCGGTGAGAAAGGTGAACGTTATATCCAACAAATCTTATGGAACGGAAAAGATTTGGGACGGCTCTGGATTACCCGAAAAGAAATTGCTAAGGGAGGTACTTTAGAAATAATAACTTCGCAAGATCCTACTCGATATGGCATAGACCAACCTTGGGTTACCAATTACAGTGACCCAGCATCCTAATGGTTCATGTCCTTTTCATAAAAAAAATAAACAGTTGACTGCTAGTGGATAGTGTGATTTTTACACTAAAAAGACTACTACTTAGGTGGATTATGT encodes:
- a CDS encoding glycoside hydrolase domain-containing protein, whose amino-acid sequence is MKKAIMLSLLVFGARVLFAQVDQVNVFLGSSGDHGQLSPAASSAFHQLSIVPFTNPTTHTGYEFLAKEIRGFTHNRMEGVGCMGSGGVLLIQPYLGSGHVVPVLHKNTEEAGPGYYEVATQEGIAAQIVSIKDFGKEKFSFPAGDKGFFLDLGHAFNGAFVDNRFERDGNRLIGAVRAKTTCHVGTYTIYYALEIPNASAWRIEGNKVWVSLPSDVREAEIDLAFSAVNESYAAERLEQHHKKSYADLKNNVQKDWDNWLGAIQVKGDPELTKMFYSLFYRALQSPYTTSEADGSYRATDGEIYKSKTPRVHGWAVWDNYKTQLPLLELAYPEFYQQVASSLSDLYRYGKYDFAGPAEPANSVRTEHAAVVLLDAQRKGYAIDLDAIRDSLIRDTARFDFTKPDKYLEAAYDMWAMDQLFKGKNPVYKQRALSYSAVWDREFKDLTKRDVDRMSARNMYQGTIRQYRWNVPFDVKGLVTLAGGQAAFTAQLDDFYDNYYFNRANEPDLQSFTLYNASTTPWRYQEWVHRLALDTVVQYYFNDNSRGIGAHIDKIYKNEPKAFVRTMDDDAGAMSAWWVLSAIGLHQPLIGEPIYYLSTPFFDEVRLENRGKPFIIKRSGEKGERYIQQILWNGKDLGRLWITRKEIAKGGTLEIITSQDPTRYGIDQPWVTNYSDPAS
- a CDS encoding metallophosphoesterase — its product is MVKSLKWPICLLVTLVGLTFSTAANAQNFKFAFITDLHVHSDSTLNEVQKLLHTLPKDVEFVVSGGDNVDVDNQSAEKLPAVRSRYAKLKAMLSATSRPYYMAIGNHDRLPAKMRDGANDFQLFEEAFGDTYQSFEHKGAKFIVLNSVYTDSSGYIVPEKQKEWLAKVLNSTPRNMPIVVITHVPFLSVYYPVLEGKYTATDTFTNQKEIMDMFTEHNLQLVLQGHMHLYEEIKVKNVDYITAGAVSGNWWHGAFFGTKPGYLILEMKDGKVTWSYQEAYKL
- a CDS encoding RagB/SusD family nutrient uptake outer membrane protein, which translates into the protein MKKHFFIFTIACALLTLSSCNDSYLDLLPETQITKENFFKSQTDLEIYIQNLYNFSSSGIYEADAGTDNAGTTGNNEMKNILLGNVTAANMTTGWDWEQLRKVNFFLENFRSAQVSEEVLAHYEGLARYFRARFYVAKVQRFSDVPWIDQVVNTNDEEILTADRGTRAGTVEKIMEDFQYAADHVLDNAKAGQVGKWVVVQEFGRFALYEGTFRKYHNELNLTNTADAFITKSHQLSEQIIRSGKFAIHATGNPDSDYGDLFFNQSLEGNREVIMGRFFANNVLNASDWPGMFGNYEYYPLRDLMQNYLMKDGSFYTNQSGYQQFSFVQEFQNRDPRLSQTYAYPGWELIYNSTYTQGVGIYVQQLAKNFSGYHQIKGFMNTTDQQVRYGTDVPIYRYAEVLLNYAEAKAELGILTQDDLDISINPLRDRVAMPKMLMSQVEDARLASQFPTITSSQKALLLEIRRERRVELALEGYRLNDIMRWNAGSLLEKMPEGIYFSGLGRHDVTGDGIPDIVLLPANESIPVERERNSLGRIMQYYRVGTYGQDVGVYLSEGTRGFVQTVERASTFEAPKYYYRPIPQDQVNLNNNLKQIFGW
- a CDS encoding TonB-dependent receptor; this translates as MKFIPRRLSKSRQQVNALCVVIVLFVLCSISRATAQTTNTIIGKVTNMTGEALPSVTVSLKGTRIATITNANGDYSIDKSPASSSLLFSLIGYEEVEIPFEGRDSIDVILKPTEGSLDEVVVVGYGSQRKVNLSGAVDHISAKVLESRPISNIAQGLQGMVPNLNIRFNSGAPGEAANINIRGITSVNGGDPLILVDNVPMSSAELNRISPQDIESFSVIKDASAGAIYGARAAFGVILVTTKSGKDGIKISYNNNFTWNTPTVIPDKIVDPYVFSRVLQTSTDNTPWNNVQYNDQFYQFARERSNDPSIPGVRINPTQPAEWEYMGNKDWTRHFLSDWNFTQNHDMSISGASDKVQYYLSAGYNRQNSPITLADDYFDRYTIRAKTNYQATSFLQIGNNTIIGNTKRITPSQISMFDIYTAFPTSYDINPDGTWANSTAGRVSAQLVNGGQTSDQRQDVQSTFNVQLDIVKNIFKLNADYTFQRNTRNYNRFVTPYEIGFGPNDLRTEGTSSAARQGGFSYYNVYNIYASYNQQFNRHSVSGIFGFNQEDYRSELFNGQMTELISSNFPTPALATGEATFGEAIDKYALRGAFYRLNYTYDDKYILELNGRYDGTSRFPKDQRFGFFPSGSVAWRLDRENFLSDVEAIDLLKIRGSYGALGNQAVSNFGYIPSMEVTRSGYLIDGQRPPLISTPALVSPNYTWEKVNTINGGLDIALYRNMFSASFDYYSRRTLGMLTAGATLPGVLGAASPRENAADLKTNGWELSITYQDNFKLAGDDLNFNARFLLSDSYSEITRFANRNNSILDYYKGMRLGEIWGLESNGFFQNEEQIANLDQTALIPWGALTIVPGWPMFVDQDNNGVIEKGYTLGDTKDLKVIGNSTPRYQFGLDLNANWKGFDVRAFFQGVAKRDYYPLDYLYWGVYQQPYGSIYSHLLDFYRPNNDSDVDRAKHSQSYLDLGLADQNLDARFPVLQSWLADRNLGTRVDQALGTALPQTNYLLNAAYLRFKNLTIGYTLPQHVFSKAFIKQLRVYFSAENLTEWSAVKRYFDPETINANINTDPVASPGREGNGLTYPFQRSFSAGLQLTF
- a CDS encoding TetR family transcriptional regulator — protein: MGRKSIKEARQLEIVKVFYRVAKKEGLENSSIAKIAKVMDVNPSLIIHYFKSKEELTLALIDFILEQYLVMFQLNKIQDLEPIDGLRMLIDNLFSRKWNRLFDDGLFYSCYALTFRDKSVREKYKIITNSLRETLARIIQRAVDLGLITVSSSLVSADLIFALIDGAYFYLSVAATKVDFEERLTAYKLEAYRLLQLT